In the Persephonella sp. genome, ATGTCAGCATACCAGCCCTTGTTGTTGCACCTATTAATGTGAATTTTTGAAGGTCTATCCTTACGCTTCTTGACGATCTTCCCTTCCCGATCACAATATCAAGCTTAAAATCCTCAACAGCAGGATAAAGGGTCTCTTCAACGGAAGGGTTGAGCCTGTGTATCTCGTCTATAAAAAGGATATCCCCTTCCTCAAGCTGTGAAAGTATCCCCGCAAGATCTCCCTTTTTTTCAAGAACAGGTCCTGATGTAAAAAGTATATTTCTGCCAAGCTCGTTTGCTATCACATAAGCAAGAGTTGTTTTACCAAGCCCCGGAGGTCCACTTATAAGAACATGATCAAGAACCTGATTTTTTCTTTTTGAGGCTTCAATGAAAAGTCTTATCTGCTGTTTTACCTTTTCCTGACCTATGTATTCATCTAAAGTTGAAGGTCTCAGACTGTTATCTATTGTTGTGTCTTCACTCATAGCTTACCCATTTTGCAACAAATTCTTCAACAGCCTTGAATATATCCATATATTCTACCTTCTGTTTTTTCTCTGTTTCATACAGATCTTTTATCATATCTATCAGATCTTCTGTTTTTACTTTTGATGCCTGTTTCTTTAACGTTCCTCTCATGGCAGGGTGTTTTATTTTCATCTGGTCAAGCACTTTATCTGAAGGAGAACCTTTCTGGGTTAGAGTTTTAAAAATTAAAAGTCGGTTGATCTGGTTGAGGATTAAAGACTGCACCTCAAAAGGGTGGTGAGATGTATCAATTAGATCTTTTAGGATCTTTAAAGCCTTAGGATCTTTTTCAAAAAATCTATCTAGAAAAACAAAAACATTCTCATCAACTTTAGGGGTCACAACAAAGTCAACATCTTCCTTTGTGATACTTTCCTTGTCTGATGCATAAATAAGAAGCTTTTCTACTTCCTGTTTTGCATACCACAGATCATTTTTAAGCTTGGAGGACAGATGTTTTAATGTTTGCTCATCAATTTTTTTTCCATTTTTTTCTATCTTGTTTTTTAGAGAAATCATAAATGCTTTAGGTGTCAGTTTATTGGAAACAACTATGTCTGCCAAATCTTTTATCGCTTTAAAGGGCTCTTTTGCTGGGAGTTTTTCTTTTTTGCTTATAAGTATTAATCTGTCAGGTTTGCTTACTTTTTTAAAAAATTCAGGTAATTTTTTTTGTTCCTCTTTTCCTAACCTTGTTAAAAAAGCATCAAAATCAAACAAAACAGCTACATTTCCTTCAGAAAAAAGAGCTGAACTTGAAAAAATATCTTTCAGATCTGAAAAACTTATCTCATCTCCCCAAAGAATATGAACTTTGAATTTTTCTTTCAGTTTGTTAACAAACTGCTTTTTTAAAAAGTCCTCACTACCATAGATCAAAACAACAGATTTTAACTGGTCTGGATCAAAATTTTTTATAAGCTGGATAATACTTTTTTCTGCCATTATTGATCTGTTAATATAGAAAATATTCTCATACTTACAAGTCTTCCAACCTCTTCTATGGCATACCTCCTCTCTACGTCACCTGTCAAACCTGTTCCTGTGTATTGTGCCATCTCGCTTATCCTTTTTTTAAGAACAACCTCATTTTTTCTATTTTCAACAATAAAGTCAAGATTAACTGTTACCTTATAAATGCTTGCCCTCTGGGCTGCCGAATATCCTATTGGGCGAATACTCAGACTTCTTACATAAACCTTGATAAACCTTGTTGTTTTTCCTGAACACTCAAGGGTATTTCCTGAAGAGATAATCGCATCTGATATAGACCTTGAGAAAACATCAAGTGCAGTCGCCTCAGCTCTGGGGAACTTTATACTTTTTATGCAGTAAACCTCTTTTTTTCCTTCTGTTTTGTATGCAGGTTTGTATCCACAGCCGGAAAAGATCAGAAATATCAGGACAAATACCAGCTTTACCATTATATAAATTTCTCCTCAAGCTTTTTCTCTACAAACGGGTGAACCATTTTTGACAGATCTCCGTGGTGAGATGCCACATCTTTTACTATAGATGAGCTTATATGTATAAGCTCCTGTGAAGGCATAAGGAACAGAGTCTCAACTTTGTCAAGATTGTAGTTTGTCATGGCGATCTGAAGCTCATACTCAAAGTCTGTAAAAAGTCTTACACCTCTAACTATAATCTTGGTATTGTATTTTTTCATAAAGTTAACAAGAAGACCGTCAAACGGCTCTATTATTACCCTTTCAGCCCCAAAATCCCTTACAGACTCTCTGAACATCTCAACCCTTTCTTCTACGGAAAAAAGAGGTTTTTTCTTCGGGTTTTTTGCTATTGCGACTACAACATATTCAAATATATTAAGAGCTCTTTTAACTATATCAAGATGTCCGTAATGAACCGGATCAAAAGTTCCAGGATAGACGCATAGCTTTGTTATCATCTACCTTCTCCAAAAAGATAATACCGTATCACCGTATCTTCTCTCCTCATCAGCACCGAAAGATCTGTCAGACCTGTGCTCAAGTATAAAAATTCCTCCTTCTGAAAGTTTTTTTAATGCTTCATCTATTAATTTATCATAATACCTGTAATCGTAAGGTGGATCAGCAAATATCACATCAAAAGGTTTTCCCCTGTAATTTTTCAGGAATTTTAGAGCATCTGCTTGAACGACCTTGAAATTTTTTGACAGTTTTGAGGCTTTTTTCTTTATCTCCTGAGCTCTTTTTCTGTCTTTCTCCACAAAAAAGACAAAGTCTGCCCCTTTTTTCATTGCAGTTATGCCGATCTCTCCTGTTCCTGCAAAAAGATCAGCAAAAACGGTTCCTGAAACATCAAAAAGGATATTGAACAAAGCCTGTCTAACTTTTGCTGAGGTGGGTCTGATTTTATTCATAACTCTTAATATTAACAGATTTGATATAATAAAGAAAATTATTAGGGGCAAGCCATGAGATTATTTGTTCTTTTTTTTGCTGTTGTAATTTTATACACTACAGCTTCAGCTAAGGATATAAAAATATTTGAGAGTGATTACTACAACAGATTGAAGGTAAAGTATGCAAAAGATAGATACATGGCAGTTATGATAGACGACGGAATACCTGCCGTTTCTATTCAGAAAAGTGTTGTAGATTTTGCTATCGGACTTCTTGGTATCAGATACAGGTTCGGAGGTGAGACAATCTGGGGAATGGACTGCTCTGCCTTTGTCCAGAAAGTTTATTCAATGGCAGGTATATATCTTCCCAGAACAGCAAGATATCAGGCAAAATATGGAATGTATGTAAGCAGGGAAGACCTTCAGCCGGGGGATCTCTTGTTTTTTAGAACATACGCAAGATTTCCCTCCCATGTTGGCATATACATAGGTGAGGGAAAGATGATACACGCTTCCTCAGCAGGGAAAAGGATCATGATAAGTAACATAGATAAGGATTTTTATCTGAGAAACTTCCTGTTTGCAAAAAGGCTATTCCTTTACGATCCTGAGGAGATAACAGATGAAAAGTAGAAGCACAACGATACTTGTAGTCAGAAAAGACGGCAAAACTGTCATAGCCGGAGACGGTCAGGTTACACTGGGAAGTTCTGTTATGAAAGCCACAGCAAAGAAGATCAGAAAGCTTCATGACGGTAAAGTTGTTGTTGGCTTTGCAGGATCAGCAGCAGATGGACTTGCTCTTATGGAAAGGTTAGAGGAAAAACTGAACAAATACAGGGGAAACCTTTTGAAATCGGCTGTTGAACTTGCAAAAGACTGGAGAACAGATAAATTTTTGAGAAGGCTTGAGGCTGTATTGATAGCAGCAGACAGGGAAAATATGTTCCTCATATCAGGAAATGGTGATGTTATAGAGCCTGACGAGCCTATACTCGCTATAGGTTCAGGAGGAGACTTTGCAAGATCTGCAGCGTTAGCTCTTTACAGGAAAACTGATCTTTCTCCACGGCAGATTGTAGAAGAAGCTATGAAGATAGCCTCGCAGATATGTATATACACAAATGACAACTTTACAATTGAGGAATTGTGAAAGATCAGGACAGTAAAAGTTTTTTATATGTTCAGGTTGCCCTTCCTGTATCAACATTTATGACATTTACCTACAAAATTCCTTCATCTTTTCAGGAAGACCAGATAATCGGCAGGAGAGTTCTTGTTCCCTTTAAAAACACAAAAATGACAGGAATTGTAGTTGATATCTCCACAAATACAGATTTAAAAAATGTTAAGCAGATAGAGGCTGTTCCTGACAAAGAGCCTGTTTTTAATGAAGTATACATAGACCTTATAAAAAAAATATCTGAATATTACATCTCACCTGTTGGAATAACGGCTTATTACGCCTTGCCTGATGGATTAAGATGGAGGTATGACAAAAAAAAGGAAAAATGGATAAAAGGAGTGTCTGAAGAAAATGTGTATATACCGCAGATTTCTTCACTGTCAGGAATTAGCAACCTATCACAAAAGGCATACCTGCTTCTTCAATTTATCCTCCAGCAGGGAGAGGTAACAAAACGACAGATAAAAGAGGAAGGCTTCAGCCAGAGCCAGATAAATACACTCTTAAAAAAAGGTTACATAAAAGAGGAAAAATTTATTTTTAGAGAAGAACATGAAATAAGACAGATTGAGAAACCTTACTCGGGAACAAATTTGGAAAAAGGTATTTACATATATAATACCCAGACCTGCGAAAAAAGACTTACAAAATACATTCAGATAGCACTGGGGAACATAAAAAAAGGCAGATCAACTCTATTTATATTTCCAAACATAGAAACTATAAAAAAACTTTATCCCAGACTTAAAAAAATATTTGGGGATAAACTTTTTATCTATTTTGACAGCATACCTGAGAGAGAAAAGATAAAAAACTGGTTTACACTAAAAAAGCTAAAAGGGACGGTAACACTGGGAACTCACCCATCCCTTTTCATTCCTATAAAAGATCTGTCAACAATAATAATTGAGGAAGAATACTCAGAAGGCTACAAAAACCACAGAACACCAAGATACGATGCAAGAAGGGTTGCATTTGAGCTATACAGACTGAAAAATGATCTGTCTCTAATATACGGAGCTTCCGCTGTCTCAACAGAATCTTACTACATGCTTTTGACAAAAAAAGCAAAAAAAATAGAAAATGGAAACATCTTGGAAACAAAAAATCCTCAGGTTTTTCTGAAAAGTTTTTCACCGGATAAGATACTTGACAGGGATATAATTGATCTGTTGAAAAACAGTAACAAAAACTTCCTTATAGTAGTAAACAAAAAAGGTTATTCCTCATTTCTTTACTGCCTCAGATGTGAAGAAGAAATAAAATGCAAGAGGTGTGATCTTCCCCTGAAAGTCCACAAAGCAGATAAAAAGAGTTTTCTCCAGTGTGATCACTGCGAAAAAAAGTATGAATACATAAATGAATGTCCTGAATGTGAAAATCCATTAAAAGAAATCGGCTACGGAATAGAAAAAGTAGAAAGATTAATAAAGGAAAAGGTAGGAAACATAACAGAAAACATCAAGATATTACCCTCCCTTTCAGGAAAAGGGTTTTTAGAAAAGAATTACGACATTGTTATTAATATAAATCCTGATTTTTTCCTTTATATTCCCGATTTTAGAGGAGAGGAGATTTTTTTTAGATCAATCTTACTCCCCTTTATGAAAGCCAAAAAAAAATACATAATTCTGACAAACCAGACAGAAAACAACACAGAAATCAAGGCGATAACACAAAAAAATCTTGAGGTATTTTACAAAAAAGAGATAGAAAATAGAAAAAAAATGAAACTTCCCCCATTTTCAAGGTTTATACTTTTGACATTTGAGAAAAAAAATCTTGAAATAGATACAGTTAGAAAAATATTAAACGAATGGGTACAGAAAGAAAATATAAAAGATATTAGTTATGAAGGTCCTTACAGTGCCTTTCTCCAATATGCGAGGGAAAAAAACAGAGTGCAGGTTATTCTAAAAAATTTTAAACATAAGGAAAAGATAATAAACTTACATAAAAATGCAGAAAAAAAAGGTATAAAATTAATAATTGATGTTGATCCAAAAAGGATATATTAGGGGGCAAAAATTGGAAAGACTTTATTCACCCTGGAGAAGCCAGTATATAGAAACCTACGACAAAATGGAGGAGTGTTTCCTATGTTCTGCCGCAAAAAATCCTGATGAAGATGAAAAAAGGCTTGTGCTTTACAGAGGAGAAAATGCTTTTATCATAATGAACCTGTACCCATACAACGCAGGGCATCTGATGGTAGCACCCTATCAGCATATTGGGGATTATACTGAGGTTGATGACAAAGTTTTGTGTGAAATATCAAAGCTTACAAAGTTAGGAATAAAAGCATTAAGAAAATCATTAAAACCTGACGGTTTTAATCTGGGATATAATCTCGGAAGGGTTGCAGGTGCAGGACTTGAGAGCCATCTTCATAATCATATAGTCCCCAGATGGAATGGAGACACTAATTTTATGCCTGTGATAGGACAGGTTAAGGTGATATCACAGGATCTTAAAGAACTTTATGACAAAATAAAAAAAGCCATTCATGAGGTAAAAGATGTGGAATAAGATAAAACTTATTCTGTGGCTTGTTATACTCCTTGCCGTTGCCTATTTTGTATCAATGAACACAACCCCCAAAATATCTGTCAACATACTTCCCACATTTAAAACGCCTGAGATACCACTTGCCATAGTCATAATCGTAAGCATAATAATAGGGGCTGTTCTTATACTTCTTTTCACAATAACCGACTGGATAGCTTACAAGATAGACAAAATTAAACTCAGCAGAAATATAAAACATCTTGAAAATGAACTGGAAAAATGCAGGTTCCAGATAAATCAGAAAGAAGATCAGATTAAAAAACTTGAAGAGGAAATCCAGATACTGAAAAATGAAAAAAATATCACCGTAAAACAGGAGGAAGAGGAAGGTGGGACTTTATGACAGGGACTACATGCGTGAAAGGAAAGTCTCTAACGGCAAAAAACCATCTCCAGATAACACAAAACTTATTATAGCTGTGGTAGTAGCTTTCATTTTAGGATTTATTTTAGGTAAAATTATATAAAAGCTCAGGAGGGAAAAATTGGGAATAGGCAAAAGGGTCAGACTTGAAAGAATTATGAACAGAGATACAGGAAAGACTGTTATCGTTCCTATGGATCACGGTGTAAGCTCTGGACCAATGAAAGGATTAATAAATATAAAAGACACAGTAGAAAAAATAGCAGAAGGGGGAGCAAATGCAATAATACTCCATAAGGGTATAGTTGAGCAGGGACACAGGGGAAAAGGAAAAGATGTTGGTCTGATCATACACATGTCAGCATCAACAGATCTGTCTATAAGAAAAAATGATAAGGTTCTGGTCTGCTCTGTGGAAGAAGCTATAAAATTAGGGGCTGACGGTGTTTCTATACATGTAAACATAGGTGCAGAGGACGAAAAACAGATGCTTAAAGATTTTGGGGCTGTTTCAAAAGCATGTCTTGATTGGCAGATGCCTCTTGTTGCTATGCTTTATTACAGGGGACCGGAGGTAAAAAACCCATTTGATCCTGATGCTATAGCTCACATAGCAAGGATCGGTGCAGAGTTAGGTGCAGATATTGTCAAGGTTCCTTACACAGGAAATCCTGAAACATTCAGAAAAGTTGTTGAGGGTTGCCCTGTTCCTGTTGTGATAGCAGGAGGTCCAAAAGTAAGTTCAGACAAAGAACTTCTCCAGATGATATACGATGCTGTTGTTGTTGCCGGCTGTGCAGGGCTGTCTGTGGGAAGGAATATATTCCAGCATGAGAATGTTGCAAAAATAACATATGTCCTATCAAAAATAGTCCATGAAGGAATAACAGTTGAGGAGGCTCTGAATATTCTTGAGCAGTAGTTAAAATGAAGAAGATAATAGTTATCGGCGGAGGGTATGCGGGGCTTTCATTTGCAAGGAGGTTTTCACATTTCAACTGTGATGCACAGGTTTATCTTATAGATCAGAACCCTTACCAGTACCTTCAGCCTGAGGTCTATAAATTTATAGCAAATAAATGCCTCATCTCAGACATAATAATTGATCTATCAACAATAGCCGAAGGACTTGGGAAAAAAATCTATTTCTACAAAGACAAGATTATTCAGATAGATACAGACAAAAACCGTGTAATAGGGGAAAAGTTTGAGCTTGATTACGATTACCTTGTAATCGCTGCAGGAAGTAGAACATTCTTTCCTCCAATAGAAGGGTTAAGGGAATACGCTTCAGGTGTAAAAACATTAGACAGAAGCCTTGATTTTAAACAAAAATTTGAAAGGGATATCTTAAAAAAGATAAAAGAAGAGGAAAAATGCTACATACAGAGAGAAAACCAGTTCAACATAATAGTTGGGGGAGCAGGTCTTGCAGGGGTTGAGATAGCCTCCGAGATGGCGTATTATGCGAGGGATTTCTTCAGGAGAATAGGTTTTTTGTGTAATGGTCTTAATATAACCCTTATAGAGGCTGCAGAAAGAATACTCCCCGGCATGGATCAGTTTGTTTACCAGACAGCCATAAATAGGTTAAAATCTCTTGGGGTTAACATAATTACGGGAAAAAAGATAGTAAAGGTTGACAAAGAAAATGTTTACCTTGAAGATGGAAGCTTCATAAAACAAGACTTTTTCATATGGACAGGGGGAATAGTTGCCAGCTCTCTTATACAAAAAATGGGAATTAAAAAGAACAAAAGACAGCAGGCTGTAGTTGACAGGTTTTTCAGACCTGAAGGTATGGAGAATGTTTTTATAATAGGAGACTGTGCAGAGACAATAAACCACAAAACAGGTGAGACACTTCCTCCAATGGCTCAGGTTGCAATTCAGACAGGAGAAATAGTGGCAGACCACATAAAAAATCTAATAGAAAATAAACCTCTGAAGGAAAAAAGCCCAATATTCAGAGGTATGGTTTCTGCATTAGGTGGAAGATACGGAGTTGGTATGATAAGAAACGGGATAAAATTCAAAGGATACCCTGCGTATCTTTTTAAAGAAGCTGTTTTTATCCATTATAAACTTCCCCTAAGAATTATCTCAAAAAAAGGCTACAAAAGGTTACTGAAAGAGCAATAGTTGACCGGTAGGATAGTTTAAGAAAACTATGTTTTATACCCATTTTTAAGTTATAAAGGAGAATAAAAACAAAATGTATGAGTTTTCTGTTGTTCAAAGTTTGATGGGGCTGATTGAGGAAAATGTTAGAAAAAATAATGCAAAATCTGTCTCAAAGGTTGTCGTTAAGATAGGTAAGCTCTCAGGGATTGAACCTCACCTTTTAAAAATAACCTTTAATACATTTAAGGAAAAAACGGTATGTGAAAATACAGAGCTTGAGATGATCATTCAGGAAGTAACCTCAGGAGGGTAAACTGGAACGAGTTAATGACCCATTTTGATTATCCAATAGAAATAAGGAAACTTTTATACACCACATAATATAGATAGAGAACGTAAACAGTAAGTTAAGGAAGGCTACCAACGGGAAAAGGATATTCCCGTCTGATTAAGCTCTGCTAAGGAGCCTTTATATAGTTGCTGTAGAGCTTGAGAAAAAGTTGTCTAAGAAGACTACTATAGGTTAGGGTAAGATTTACACAGTTATTTAAATACTCTCTATAATCTGTATTAAGAACCGATCTTCAGATCAATTTTTTTGCCTTTTTTGGTATTTTTTCTTTTTCCATTTTTCTGAAAAATTTTAGATGTAAAGGATGATGTAATTTTAGGTTCAATTCCCTTTTTAGACTTTCTTCTTCCTGTTGTTCATTTTCCGGTTTTCTATCTGTAATAACAATCAGGTTTATATGACCTGCTTTGTCTTTTCCTTTTTCTGCTAATTTACCGGTAAGATAAATTTCTGCATCTTTAAATCTTTCTTTTATTTTGCTGTTAATGTCCGGAATGAGCTTTTCATAATTTTGAACTATTTGTTCCCCTTCCCTCAGCCTCCAGTCAATATATTCCTGTATTTTTATTTTTGTAAAAAATCTGTATGAAACTTCAAACAAAAATGTAAGCACGAGAATGACCAGTGATGATCCAAGAGCGTCTGGTTTTGTTTTTAGATTGTATCCAATAAGTACAATTATAGATATTACGCACAGTATGAATGCAAAAAGAGAGATTAATCTGTTTGAGTCTGTATAATATGCAAGTTTTACATTGGCAAGATTTACACCTGCAAATATAATCAAAAATCCCAGACTACCTGCAACAGATATATTCTCAAGGTTAAATGTTGTTGCAAATACTACAGTCAACAGGGCAAGTATAACAAGACCTTCTGTGCCGTTCTTCCAGATATTTTTCGTCAGATTTTTAGGTAAAGCTCCAAATTTTGCAACCAGATAGCTAACCCTTGCACTTCCGTAAAGGGTTGCATTGATTGCAGATGCTGTTGATAAAAGTGCAGCAATTCCAATAAGAACAAATCCAGCCTGACCTAAAAATGGCTTTGCAGCAACAGCAAGTGCATAATCCTGGTATTTTTGGACATCTTCATAGGTAAGGTTCGCAACCGCAACAGCTGAAACCAAAACATATATAAAAATAACAGTTGCGACAGCTGTATAAAAAGCTTTTGGGAGGGTTTTCTCCGGATCTTCAACATCTCTTGCTGTGTTTGCAATGAGCTCAAAACCTTCATAGGCAAGGAATATAATCAAACCGCCTGTCATAATTTTAACAATATTTTCCCACTGATCAGGGGATAATCTTGAAAAATCACCTGTAAAAAAACCTAAAATGGAGAAAAAAAGAAGAATTCCCACTTTTATAAAAACCATAACATCTTCTGCTTTGCCACTAACATAAGCTCCTAAAAAATTCAAAACAGTAAAAAACCCTATAACAGCTAATATGAAAAACTTTTTTGCCAGTTCTATCTCATGTCCTAAGAATAGTGCAGATGCATAACTGCCAAAAGCATAAGAATAGAGGGACAGCATTATAACATAACTGGCAAGTAGAAGGGTGTTCATATACCCAGTGAAAATATTATTTCCAAAACCTCTGACAAGGTACTCAACTGTTCCTCCTTCCGAAGGGTATCTGACTGACAGTTTTGCATAAGAGTATGAAGTTAAAAGTGCTATTAAACCTGCAAAAATAAAAGCCACTGGGGCAGCCCCTTTTGCTAAAAGGATTGTTAATCCTAAAACTGCAAAAATGCCGCCACCTATCATACCTCCAATACCAATGGAGTAAACTTCCCAAAATCCGATCTTTCTCATAATTTTTTACCTTACTTATAAGATTTTCTACTTTGTGTGAATTTTTTCACCCATCTCCTTTTTCAGCCAGGTGAAGTGACCTGGTGCAAAGAAGAATTTCTTTTCCCAATACATTTTTAGAATAGCCATCTTTACTACATCATTAAATAAAAACCATGCTATAGCGTATCCCCATATAAAAATCGCCCATTCCCAACCAACAGGGGTGAATAGTCCCCATCCACCGTAAACGGCTATTATCGTTCCAAGAATTCTTGTTCCAAATGTCGCCATATATAGTATTGGAGAAGGCCATGGTTTTTTCCAGAACCAGTCTTTCACACGGGTGTTATAAATGGTTCCATGACCTGCAACAACAAGTTTAGTGAATATGATTGATTGAATGAGATCTTCAGGAAGTTTCCAGTATTCAACAAGTAGGAAAAATAATGTAAATGAGGATATAACTCCTGCAACACCAAGCCAGAAAGCCATAATGTTTATTTCATACATATCCCACCGTACAGGTTTTGGTGAAATTTTAGAGTTATCGTAGGCGATAGAAAGGATAGGTATATCATTCAAAAGTGCCAGAATAATTATCATCAAGGCTGTTATAGGATAAAACTGAAAAATCATAATTGATAGCGCCATAAAGAAAACAACGCGGATAGTTTCTGCTATCCTGTATATTGTATAAGATTCCATCCTGCCGAATATTTCACGGGCAATCTCTATAGCTCTTACGATAACCATAAGTCCCGGTGCTAAAAGAACAAGGGCTGCAGCTGCTCTTGCAGCATCTGTTGCATTAGAAACAGCGATGCCACAATCAGCTTTTCTGAGGGCAGGTGCATCATTAACACCATCTCCTGTCATACCGACAATATGATCAGCCTTTTGAAGTTTATCAACTATAAAGTATTTATCCTCGGGAAATACTTCTGCAAAACCATTAGCCTCTTCAATTATTCTTATAATCTCGGATTCATGCCTTTTTACTGTTCCTGAAGGAAGTTTTGCCCCTTCAAGTTCCTTCTCAACAAGTTTTGCTATTTTCTTGGCTTTATTTTCGGCTTTTTCAGGAGATAGTCCTTCCTCAACCTGAAGTAATGCTTTTGTTATTATCTGGGCTAAAATCACATATTCTTCGTAAGTTTCTCCTCTTAACTCTTTTGCACTGTAGATTTTATCTCCAATACCTAAAAGTTTAGCGATATATTTTGCTACAGCAATGTTGTCTCCGGTTATCATTTTTACTTCTACACCGTATTTTTTTGCCTCCTCAATAGCAGGTTTAGAATCTTCCCTCGGTGGATCAAACAGGGGGATAAGACCTACAAAGTGAAATTCCTCTTCTTCAGGCTTTTTGAAAGCAACCCCAAGTGTTCTAAACCCATTTTCTGCGAATTCTTCAACTCTCTGGTAAGCGACATTTTTGTCAAATTCCGAAGGATTACACAGCTCAATAATTACCTGAGGTGCACCTTTTGTGACTATTATTTTTTCTCCACTGCACTCTGCCAGTGCTTCAGTTCTTTTTCTTACAGGATCAAAAGGGATGAACTTTTTCTGGGAGCATTGTTTGACCTTTTCGTATAGATTGTGTTTTTTGAGCCAGTCAAAAATAGGAATTTCTATGGGATCCTTGTTTTCTTCTTTTGAGGCTAATGCTGCGTAAAACATAAGATCTTCTGACTTATACCCATCTACTGTAAACGGGACTGATACGGTCATCTGATTTTTAGTTAATGTTCCTGTCTTGTCTGAACATAAAATGTCCACGCCAGCCAATTCCTCAATTGATGCCAGTCT is a window encoding:
- the holA gene encoding DNA polymerase III subunit delta: MAEKSIIQLIKNFDPDQLKSVVLIYGSEDFLKKQFVNKLKEKFKVHILWGDEISFSDLKDIFSSSALFSEGNVAVLFDFDAFLTRLGKEEQKKLPEFFKKVSKPDRLILISKKEKLPAKEPFKAIKDLADIVVSNKLTPKAFMISLKNKIEKNGKKIDEQTLKHLSSKLKNDLWYAKQEVEKLLIYASDKESITKEDVDFVVTPKVDENVFVFLDRFFEKDPKALKILKDLIDTSHHPFEVQSLILNQINRLLIFKTLTQKGSPSDKVLDQMKIKHPAMRGTLKKQASKVKTEDLIDMIKDLYETEKKQKVEYMDIFKAVEEFVAKWVSYE
- the coaD gene encoding pantetheine-phosphate adenylyltransferase, producing the protein MITKLCVYPGTFDPVHYGHLDIVKRALNIFEYVVVAIAKNPKKKPLFSVEERVEMFRESVRDFGAERVIIEPFDGLLVNFMKKYNTKIIVRGVRLFTDFEYELQIAMTNYNLDKVETLFLMPSQELIHISSSIVKDVASHHGDLSKMVHPFVEKKLEEKFI
- a CDS encoding RsmD family RNA methyltransferase, which codes for MNKIRPTSAKVRQALFNILFDVSGTVFADLFAGTGEIGITAMKKGADFVFFVEKDRKRAQEIKKKASKLSKNFKVVQADALKFLKNYRGKPFDVIFADPPYDYRYYDKLIDEALKKLSEGGIFILEHRSDRSFGADEERRYGDTVLSFWRR
- a CDS encoding C40 family peptidase is translated as MRLFVLFFAVVILYTTASAKDIKIFESDYYNRLKVKYAKDRYMAVMIDDGIPAVSIQKSVVDFAIGLLGIRYRFGGETIWGMDCSAFVQKVYSMAGIYLPRTARYQAKYGMYVSREDLQPGDLLFFRTYARFPSHVGIYIGEGKMIHASSAGKRIMISNIDKDFYLRNFLFAKRLFLYDPEEITDEK
- the hslV gene encoding ATP-dependent protease subunit HslV, yielding MKSRSTTILVVRKDGKTVIAGDGQVTLGSSVMKATAKKIRKLHDGKVVVGFAGSAADGLALMERLEEKLNKYRGNLLKSAVELAKDWRTDKFLRRLEAVLIAADRENMFLISGNGDVIEPDEPILAIGSGGDFARSAALALYRKTDLSPRQIVEEAMKIASQICIYTNDNFTIEEL
- a CDS encoding HIT domain-containing protein, whose product is MERLYSPWRSQYIETYDKMEECFLCSAAKNPDEDEKRLVLYRGENAFIIMNLYPYNAGHLMVAPYQHIGDYTEVDDKVLCEISKLTKLGIKALRKSLKPDGFNLGYNLGRVAGAGLESHLHNHIVPRWNGDTNFMPVIGQVKVISQDLKELYDKIKKAIHEVKDVE
- a CDS encoding lipopolysaccharide assembly protein LapA domain-containing protein, which gives rise to MWNKIKLILWLVILLAVAYFVSMNTTPKISVNILPTFKTPEIPLAIVIIVSIIIGAVLILLFTITDWIAYKIDKIKLSRNIKHLENELEKCRFQINQKEDQIKKLEEEIQILKNEKNITVKQEEEEGGTL
- a CDS encoding 2-amino-3,7-dideoxy-D-threo-hept-6-ulosonate synthase, yielding MGIGKRVRLERIMNRDTGKTVIVPMDHGVSSGPMKGLINIKDTVEKIAEGGANAIILHKGIVEQGHRGKGKDVGLIIHMSASTDLSIRKNDKVLVCSVEEAIKLGADGVSIHVNIGAEDEKQMLKDFGAVSKACLDWQMPLVAMLYYRGPEVKNPFDPDAIAHIARIGAELGADIVKVPYTGNPETFRKVVEGCPVPVVIAGGPKVSSDKELLQMIYDAVVVAGCAGLSVGRNIFQHENVAKITYVLSKIVHEGITVEEALNILEQ
- a CDS encoding NAD(P)/FAD-dependent oxidoreductase, which produces MKKIIVIGGGYAGLSFARRFSHFNCDAQVYLIDQNPYQYLQPEVYKFIANKCLISDIIIDLSTIAEGLGKKIYFYKDKIIQIDTDKNRVIGEKFELDYDYLVIAAGSRTFFPPIEGLREYASGVKTLDRSLDFKQKFERDILKKIKEEEKCYIQRENQFNIIVGGAGLAGVEIASEMAYYARDFFRRIGFLCNGLNITLIEAAERILPGMDQFVYQTAINRLKSLGVNIITGKKIVKVDKENVYLEDGSFIKQDFFIWTGGIVASSLIQKMGIKKNKRQQAVVDRFFRPEGMENVFIIGDCAETINHKTGETLPPMAQVAIQTGEIVADHIKNLIENKPLKEKSPIFRGMVSALGGRYGVGMIRNGIKFKGYPAYLFKEAVFIHYKLPLRIISKKGYKRLLKEQ
- a CDS encoding hydrogenase maturation nickel metallochaperone HypA, giving the protein MYEFSVVQSLMGLIEENVRKNNAKSVSKVVVKIGKLSGIEPHLLKITFNTFKEKTVCENTELEMIIQEVTSGG